Proteins from a genomic interval of Caldicellulosiruptor diazotrophicus:
- a CDS encoding (2Fe-2S) ferredoxin domain-containing protein: protein MIKSIQELEEIRKKALEELEFRKQHGEGIRVVVGMATCGIAAGARPVMLKFVEEIQKRNLRNVTVVQTGCIGLCKYEPIVEVYEPNKEKVTYVKMTPEKVLKVVAEHLVNGKPVYEYTIGYEENKEANN, encoded by the coding sequence ATGATTAAGTCTATTCAGGAGCTTGAAGAAATAAGGAAAAAGGCGTTAGAAGAGCTTGAGTTCAGAAAACAACACGGTGAAGGGATAAGAGTTGTTGTTGGTATGGCAACATGTGGAATAGCAGCGGGTGCAAGACCTGTTATGCTCAAGTTTGTTGAAGAAATTCAAAAAAGAAATTTAAGAAACGTTACAGTTGTGCAGACTGGCTGTATTGGACTTTGCAAGTATGAACCAATTGTAGAGGTTTATGAACCAAATAAAGAAAAGGTCACATATGTTAAAATGACTCCTGAAAAAGTTTTAAAGGTTGTTGCAGAGCATTTGGTCAACGGAAAACCAGTATATGAATACACAATTGGCTATGAAGAAAATAAAGAGGCAAATAACTAA
- a CDS encoding ATP-binding protein has protein sequence MNDLSLYILDLVQNSIEAGASLVKIEIVEDLEEDLFTITIEDNGRGIPKEVIDIVTDPFYTTRKTRKVGLGLSLAKQLAMDCEGSFTVERLERGTKIVLKMKHSHIDRPPLGNIAETLLALISGAPDVDFIFCYRNNQSEFTFDTRSIREVLGDDIPLNTLSVLDFIRSQLESGLSNLTGGVNNK, from the coding sequence TTGAACGATCTTTCGCTTTATATCCTTGATCTTGTGCAAAATTCAATAGAAGCGGGTGCAAGTTTAGTTAAGATTGAGATTGTCGAAGATTTGGAAGAGGACCTTTTTACCATTACAATAGAGGATAATGGAAGGGGTATTCCTAAGGAAGTTATTGATATAGTGACAGACCCTTTTTACACCACAAGAAAAACACGAAAAGTAGGACTTGGTCTTTCTTTAGCAAAACAACTTGCAATGGACTGTGAAGGAAGCTTCACTGTTGAAAGGCTCGAAAGAGGCACTAAAATAGTGCTTAAGATGAAACATTCTCATATAGACAGACCTCCTCTTGGAAATATTGCAGAGACCCTACTTGCACTTATAAGTGGAGCACCAGATGTAGATTTTATATTTTGTTACAGAAACAATCAAAGTGAATTTACTTTTGATACAAGAAGCATCCGAGAGGTTTTGGGCGATGATATTCCTTTGAATACTCTGAGCGTACTTGACTTTATTCGAAGCCAGTTAGAAAGTGGTTTATCAAATTTAACCGGAGGTGTAAATAATAAATGA
- the nuoE gene encoding NADH-quinone oxidoreductase subunit NuoE: MSCCQGKNLTEENFKKLDEIIEKNKSRKGALIPVLHEAQELFGYLPYEVQKRIAEGLNIPMAEVYGVATFYTRFTLKPTGDHKISVCMGTACYVKGADKILDKLKELLKIDVGETTEDGKFSIEATRCLGACGLAPVVVIDNTVYGKLSEDDVTDILSRY; this comes from the coding sequence ATGTCTTGTTGCCAGGGTAAGAATCTAACAGAAGAGAATTTCAAAAAACTTGATGAAATTATTGAAAAAAATAAATCAAGGAAAGGGGCTTTAATTCCAGTTTTGCATGAGGCACAGGAACTTTTTGGATATTTGCCATATGAAGTTCAAAAAAGAATAGCAGAAGGGCTCAATATACCAATGGCTGAGGTTTACGGTGTTGCGACATTTTATACAAGGTTTACCTTAAAGCCAACAGGGGACCATAAGATAAGTGTGTGCATGGGTACAGCTTGTTACGTTAAAGGTGCAGACAAGATTTTGGATAAGTTAAAAGAACTTTTAAAGATTGACGTAGGGGAAACAACAGAAGATGGAAAATTTTCAATTGAAGCAACCAGATGTTTGGGAGCTTGTGGACTGGCGCCGGTTGTTGTAATTGACAATACTGTGTATGGAAAGTTGAGTGAGGATGATGTTACAGATATTTTGTCAAGATATTAA
- a CDS encoding PHP domain-containing protein has protein sequence MKLYYDLHIHSLLSPCADNDMTPHNIINMAKLKGLDVIAVTDHNCTLNLESFLEVATLLDILFIPGVEIETEEEIHVLLYFKHKDVRIIREFQDIIEKHLPFIKLREDIYGNQYTVDIQDNVIGSYEKLLLQPLLLSLKQVYEISKFYNMVFVPAHINRQSFGVIGRLGFLPEDLTDLTFLEVSKTSEIEFTNFLPQNRNYVYLYSSDAHHLWEINEREFFIESDILYTIFFN, from the coding sequence ATGAAACTTTATTATGACCTTCATATTCATTCGTTGCTTTCTCCTTGTGCAGACAATGATATGACCCCGCATAATATAATAAATATGGCTAAATTAAAAGGATTAGATGTTATAGCTGTGACAGACCATAACTGCACCTTAAACCTTGAAAGTTTTTTAGAAGTGGCAACCTTGCTTGACATCTTGTTTATACCTGGGGTTGAGATAGAAACAGAAGAGGAGATACATGTTCTTTTGTATTTTAAGCATAAAGATGTTCGTATTATAAGAGAATTTCAGGACATTATTGAAAAGCATCTACCTTTTATAAAGCTCAGAGAAGATATTTACGGTAATCAGTATACTGTTGATATTCAGGACAATGTAATTGGAAGCTATGAAAAACTTCTTCTTCAACCACTTTTACTAAGTTTAAAACAAGTTTACGAAATATCTAAATTCTATAATATGGTTTTTGTACCTGCACACATAAACAGACAGTCTTTTGGTGTAATTGGGAGGCTTGGCTTTTTGCCTGAGGATCTAACTGATTTGACTTTTTTAGAGGTTTCTAAAACCTCTGAAATAGAATTTACTAATTTTCTTCCTCAAAACAGAAATTATGTTTACTTATATTCATCAGACGCTCATCATCTATGGGAGATAAATGAGAGAGAATTTTTTATTGAAAGTGATATACTGTATACAATATTTTTCAATTAA
- a CDS encoding DRTGG domain-containing protein produces the protein MPSILDLGKYFELANGVVKNERYENVYIGDVLSFAISHIKDNSIWITIQNNVNVVAIATLREVKAIILTEGVKPDSDMLKRSIEQQIPIFTTELSHFETARLLILKEKEDKL, from the coding sequence GTGCCAAGTATTTTGGATTTAGGCAAGTATTTTGAATTAGCAAATGGGGTTGTAAAGAATGAACGGTATGAAAATGTATACATTGGAGATGTGTTAAGTTTTGCAATATCACATATCAAGGATAACAGTATATGGATAACCATTCAAAACAATGTAAATGTGGTTGCTATAGCAACTCTCAGAGAAGTAAAAGCAATAATCTTAACAGAAGGAGTAAAACCCGATTCTGATATGCTTAAAAGATCAATAGAGCAGCAAATACCAATTTTTACAACAGAACTTTCACATTTTGAAACAGCAAGGCTGTTGATTCTTAAAGAAAAGGAAGATAAATTATGA
- a CDS encoding [Fe-Fe] hydrogenase large subunit C-terminal domain-containing protein: MKNLHSIMLDKEKCKGCTNCIKRCPTEAIRVRNSKARIIDQRCIDCGECIRTCPYHAKYAVTDSLEEINKFQYKVALPAPSFYAQFEVDDVNKLLYVLLDIGFDDVFEVAKAAEIVTHFTKQFILNNKSKKPIISSACPAVVRLIQTKFPDLIENILPIASPMEVAAYIAKKKIQREKRIEEGKIGVFFISPCAAKMTYVNSPLGFKRSYVDGVIAIKDVYGLVRSKLREIKDVKLLSIASGKGIGWAASGGESLALEIEEYVNVDGIHNVVKVLEEIENGRLKDIVYFEGLACSGGCVGGPLTVENPYVAKNRIKRLSSKLKDKEESFSWWTEEIINSFSLKLEDILFEKELETNPVLELDSDIERAMEKFEKLNNILSMLPGLDCGACGSPTCKTLAEDIVRGFANDTDCIFILRESIKELANKMVELSNKLPPSLERNDE; this comes from the coding sequence ATGAAAAATTTACATTCTATTATGCTTGACAAAGAGAAATGTAAAGGGTGTACAAACTGTATTAAAAGATGTCCTACTGAAGCCATTAGGGTGCGAAACTCAAAAGCAAGGATTATTGATCAGAGGTGTATAGACTGTGGAGAGTGCATAAGGACATGTCCATACCATGCAAAATATGCTGTTACTGATAGTTTAGAGGAAATCAATAAATTTCAATATAAAGTTGCACTGCCAGCTCCTTCTTTTTATGCTCAGTTTGAGGTTGACGATGTGAATAAGCTTCTGTATGTTTTGCTTGACATAGGGTTTGATGATGTATTTGAGGTTGCAAAAGCAGCCGAGATAGTAACCCACTTTACAAAACAGTTTATTCTCAATAATAAAAGCAAAAAACCAATAATTTCCTCTGCATGCCCGGCAGTTGTCAGGCTTATCCAGACAAAATTTCCAGACCTTATAGAGAATATCCTGCCAATTGCCTCGCCTATGGAAGTTGCTGCATATATTGCTAAGAAAAAGATACAAAGAGAAAAGAGAATTGAAGAAGGTAAAATAGGGGTTTTTTTTATCTCTCCATGTGCAGCAAAGATGACATATGTAAACAGTCCCCTTGGTTTTAAACGCTCATACGTGGATGGAGTAATAGCGATAAAAGATGTTTATGGACTTGTAAGAAGTAAGCTAAGAGAAATAAAAGATGTAAAGCTTCTTTCAATTGCCTCAGGTAAGGGTATTGGTTGGGCAGCATCAGGCGGTGAAAGCTTAGCGTTGGAAATTGAAGAGTATGTAAATGTAGATGGTATTCACAATGTAGTAAAAGTTTTAGAAGAGATTGAAAATGGCAGACTCAAAGATATTGTATATTTTGAAGGTCTTGCATGCAGCGGTGGGTGTGTCGGAGGACCGCTTACAGTGGAAAATCCGTATGTTGCTAAAAATCGTATTAAAAGATTGTCTTCCAAATTAAAAGACAAAGAAGAGAGTTTTTCATGGTGGACGGAGGAGATTATTAATAGTTTTTCTCTTAAGCTTGAGGATATTCTTTTTGAAAAAGAATTAGAAACAAACCCTGTCCTTGAACTTGACTCTGATATTGAGAGAGCTATGGAAAAGTTTGAAAAGTTAAATAATATCCTTAGTATGTTACCTGGTTTGGATTGTGGGGCTTGTGGTTCACCTACATGTAAAACTCTTGCAGAGGATATAGTACGTGGTTTTGCTAATGATACAGATTGTATTTTTATTCTTAGGGAAAGCATAAAAGAGCTTGCAAACAAAATGGTTGAACTTTCGAATAAACTTCCACCATCACTTGAAAGGAATGATGAATAG
- a CDS encoding ATP-binding protein — protein sequence MLIDLEFEIEPGNFILAGEASSKIKETLKKLGVKPEILKKVAIVSYEAEMNIVIHSIGGILKAIISKDKIEIIAQDSGPGIENIELAMKEGYSTAPEEIRNLGFGAGMGLPNMKKYSDYFEIDSQKGKGTRVYMVIYNK from the coding sequence ATGCTTATTGATCTGGAATTTGAGATTGAACCGGGCAATTTTATATTAGCAGGTGAAGCTTCTTCTAAAATTAAAGAGACTTTAAAAAAACTTGGAGTAAAACCAGAGATACTTAAAAAAGTTGCAATTGTCTCTTATGAAGCAGAGATGAATATTGTTATACATTCAATTGGTGGTATTTTAAAAGCCATAATTTCAAAGGACAAGATTGAAATAATAGCTCAAGACAGTGGACCTGGAATTGAAAACATTGAGCTTGCTATGAAAGAAGGATATTCCACAGCTCCGGAAGAGATAAGAAACTTAGGATTTGGAGCCGGGATGGGACTTCCAAACATGAAAAAGTACTCAGATTATTTTGAGATTGATTCACAAAAAGGCAAAGGTACAAGGGTATATATGGTTATTTACAATAAATGA
- a CDS encoding TlyA family RNA methyltransferase produces the protein MKKRADILLVERGLVESREKARALILSGNVYVNNQKIEKAGEMIDESSQIIIKEPLKYVSRGGLKLEKALEFFQIDVEGKIALDIGASTGGFTDCLLQHGAKKVYCVDVGYGQLAWKLREDSRVVNFEKTNFRYFDRKSIQDNIEIIVCDVSFISLNLISEKIKEFMENGTEGVLLIKPQFEAGRKEVGKRGVVKSKETHKNVIKKVIDHYFSLGISINGLTYSPITGPEGNIEYLLYIKMEDSTKNCVNDMLIKEIVNQAFEVLSGKK, from the coding sequence TTGAAAAAGAGGGCTGATATACTTCTTGTTGAAAGAGGTCTGGTAGAATCACGTGAAAAGGCAAGAGCGTTAATTTTGAGTGGCAACGTTTATGTTAATAATCAAAAGATAGAAAAAGCAGGAGAGATGATAGATGAAAGCAGCCAGATAATAATAAAAGAACCACTAAAATATGTTAGTAGAGGTGGTCTTAAACTTGAAAAAGCTTTAGAGTTTTTTCAAATTGACGTTGAAGGTAAGATTGCACTTGACATTGGTGCTTCAACAGGAGGGTTTACAGACTGTTTGCTCCAACATGGCGCTAAAAAGGTTTATTGTGTGGATGTGGGATATGGTCAGCTTGCATGGAAGTTGAGAGAAGACTCGAGAGTAGTAAATTTTGAAAAGACTAATTTTAGATATTTTGATAGAAAAAGTATTCAGGATAATATTGAGATAATAGTATGCGATGTCTCCTTTATTTCTTTGAACCTGATTTCGGAAAAGATAAAGGAGTTTATGGAAAATGGAACAGAAGGTGTTTTGCTGATAAAACCTCAGTTTGAAGCGGGAAGAAAGGAGGTTGGAAAAAGAGGAGTTGTAAAGTCTAAAGAAACTCATAAAAATGTAATCAAAAAGGTAATTGATCACTATTTTTCGCTTGGAATCTCAATTAATGGCCTGACGTATTCGCCAATCACAGGACCAGAGGGAAATATTGAGTATCTTCTCTACATTAAAATGGAAGATTCAACAAAAAATTGTGTGAACGATATGTTAATAAAAGAAATTGTCAATCAGGCGTTTGAAGTATTAAGCGGAAAAAAGTAA
- the dxs gene encoding 1-deoxy-D-xylulose-5-phosphate synthase codes for MGILEKVNYPEDVKKLSVFELYELADEIREFLLYNIANTGGHLAANLGVVELTLALLKVFDPPKDKIVWDVGHQCYVYKILTGRKQKFNTLRKFGGLSGFPKSKESIYDSFDTGHSSTSISVALGFAVARDLKNEDYKVIAVIGDGALTGGLAYEGLNNAGRYNGKLLVILNDNEMSISKNVGAIAKYLSKVRTKPRYFKLKKAADSLVERIPVVGKNLSKFVRKVKGSLKYFFFPGTLFEALGFEYYGPIDGHDIERLCEVFESIKNFERPVLVHVVTQKGKGYEHAERFPEKFHGVPPFDIETGNHLSDNTSKTFSEVLGDKLCELAKYNQKILAITAAMPDGTGLSRFAKMYPQRFFDVGIAEEHAVTFAGALAKEGFKPFVAIYSTFLQRAFDQIIHDVCLQNLNVVFCVDRAGLVGEDGETHHGSFDISYLSLIPNLILMVPKDTKEFEMMLEFAAFYQDGPIAIRYPRGSCKQVGIYDEIKLSEPEVLKEGKYLAVFSIGRHVSMLYDIISRNKLDVTLVNVRFIKPLNSAIIKRIASTHQKILIVEDNSVIGGLGEKIKSIIAEERSAEIKHIAIPDRFIPHGSISQLYSMLGMDRENLTKIIMELIES; via the coding sequence TTGGGTATATTAGAAAAAGTGAACTATCCTGAAGACGTAAAAAAATTGAGTGTATTTGAACTATATGAACTTGCAGATGAGATAAGAGAATTTCTGTTGTATAACATTGCAAATACGGGTGGACACTTGGCAGCAAATTTAGGGGTTGTTGAACTGACTCTTGCTCTGCTGAAAGTATTTGATCCACCAAAAGATAAAATTGTGTGGGATGTAGGACATCAGTGTTATGTTTATAAAATTTTAACAGGAAGGAAGCAAAAATTTAATACTTTAAGAAAATTTGGTGGTCTGAGTGGTTTTCCAAAGTCAAAAGAAAGCATTTATGACTCGTTTGATACTGGACATAGCTCTACTTCTATTTCTGTTGCCCTGGGATTTGCAGTTGCGCGCGATCTTAAAAATGAAGACTACAAAGTGATTGCTGTTATTGGTGATGGAGCTTTAACTGGAGGACTTGCATATGAAGGACTTAATAATGCCGGCAGATATAATGGAAAACTTCTTGTTATTTTGAATGATAATGAAATGTCAATCTCTAAAAATGTTGGTGCAATTGCAAAATATCTATCAAAGGTACGAACAAAACCACGTTATTTTAAGTTAAAAAAAGCTGCCGATAGTTTAGTAGAAAGAATACCGGTTGTTGGGAAAAACTTAAGTAAATTTGTAAGAAAGGTAAAGGGAAGTTTAAAATATTTTTTCTTTCCTGGAACTTTGTTTGAAGCTCTTGGATTTGAATATTATGGACCTATTGATGGTCATGACATAGAAAGACTTTGTGAAGTGTTTGAAAGTATCAAGAATTTTGAAAGACCTGTTTTGGTTCATGTTGTTACACAAAAGGGTAAAGGATATGAACATGCAGAAAGATTTCCAGAGAAATTCCATGGTGTTCCACCATTTGACATAGAAACAGGCAATCATTTATCTGACAATACTTCAAAGACATTTTCTGAGGTTTTGGGTGATAAACTTTGCGAGCTTGCCAAGTACAATCAAAAAATATTAGCAATCACCGCTGCGATGCCAGATGGTACTGGCCTTAGTAGGTTTGCAAAGATGTATCCTCAGAGGTTTTTTGATGTTGGAATAGCAGAAGAACATGCGGTTACTTTTGCAGGTGCTCTTGCAAAAGAAGGATTTAAACCGTTTGTTGCAATATATTCAACTTTTCTACAAAGGGCTTTTGACCAGATTATTCATGATGTGTGTCTTCAAAACTTAAACGTGGTTTTCTGTGTAGACAGAGCGGGTCTTGTTGGTGAGGATGGAGAGACACACCATGGAAGTTTTGATATATCGTATTTGAGCTTGATTCCAAACTTGATATTGATGGTACCGAAAGATACAAAAGAATTTGAAATGATGTTGGAATTTGCAGCTTTTTATCAAGACGGACCTATTGCGATAAGATATCCACGCGGAAGCTGCAAACAGGTAGGTATTTATGATGAAATTAAACTTTCTGAGCCAGAGGTACTAAAAGAAGGAAAATACCTGGCCGTATTTTCTATTGGAAGACATGTTTCAATGTTGTATGATATTATTAGCAGAAACAAGTTGGATGTAACACTGGTAAATGTAAGATTTATAAAACCATTGAATAGCGCGATTATAAAAAGAATAGCAAGTACACATCAAAAGATTTTGATTGTAGAGGATAATAGCGTCATTGGTGGGCTTGGTGAAAAAATAAAAAGTATCATAGCTGAAGAAAGATCGGCAGAGATTAAGCACATTGCTATACCTGATAGATTTATTCCTCATGGTTCAATTTCTCAGCTTTATTCTATGCTCGGGATGGACAGAGAAAACTTAACAAAAATTATCATGGAGTTGATAGAGAGTTGA
- a CDS encoding divergent PAP2 family protein, with protein sequence MKEVILEILKNRALQVGVVSWFAAQFLKIVIGFIMTRKVNLKWFISSGGMPSSHSAFACGLSTAVGLLDGFSSTNFAISLTFTLIVMYDAAGVRREAGKQAQTLNEIIEIYLSPHYKPQYKLKELIGHKPTEVFAGAIVGILIATIMI encoded by the coding sequence ATGAAAGAGGTTATTTTAGAGATTTTAAAGAATAGAGCGTTACAGGTTGGCGTTGTCAGCTGGTTTGCTGCACAGTTTTTAAAGATTGTGATAGGGTTTATCATGACAAGAAAAGTTAATCTTAAATGGTTCATAAGCTCTGGAGGAATGCCAAGTTCTCATTCAGCTTTTGCATGTGGGCTTTCAACTGCTGTAGGACTTTTAGATGGATTTAGCTCAACTAATTTTGCTATTTCATTGACATTCACTTTAATTGTAATGTACGACGCAGCGGGAGTAAGAAGAGAGGCTGGAAAACAGGCACAGACCTTAAATGAAATAATTGAGATATATCTCTCACCACATTACAAGCCTCAATATAAACTAAAAGAGCTCATAGGGCACAAACCTACGGAAGTCTTTGCAGGAGCTATAGTTGGAATATTAATTGCCACAATAATGATTTGA
- a CDS encoding ATP-dependent helicase, translating into MEWLKELNEQQKEAVLSTEGPLLVLAGAGSGKTRVITYRIAYILNMGLASPANILAITFTNKAADEMKERIKRLVSTQSFSEMWVSTFHAACARILRMEAHNIGFSNNFVIFDTQDRNQLLKECFDKLNIDTERLDIRYVSRQISNFKNQLIGPSDVYRYGEVDGRVVEVYKLYNKLLREYNAFDFDDLLYYTVVLFQTNPDILEKYQNKFKYILVDEYQDTNHAQFYFVYLLSQKHRNVCVVGDDDQSIYSFRGANIKNILEFEKVFSDAKVIKLEKNYRSTKTILSAANEVIKNNYYRKSKKLWTDNLEGEKIFLYSAFDEVNEAEFVASSVKNLIESGLSPSEIGVLYRTNAQSINFENVLSAYSVPYKVVGALRFYERKEIKDIIAYLRLITNPHDDLSLFRIINVPRRGIGNSTIEKIKVLSEEYGVSAYIVLLERAKFDFDKKTYEKLKGFISLIEDLKAEAENLSVSQTIKLVLDKTEYLESLLSSKNEEEFQRAKNIEQLISAAAIFEEENEEPTLQNFLNSITLSSDDEDTQKEEKVSLMTVHAAKGLEFEVVFLTGLEEGLFPLVRAEEPIEAEKELEEERRLCYVAITRAKKLLVLTYANNRRVFGRLSSRQRSCFIEEIPQKYIQVVNSPIIKTHQKFSVKINQAEDFSINNLQVGNKVQHGKFGVGKVVWLSDDMREVIVDFEKIGQKRLLLSYANLKRIG; encoded by the coding sequence ATGGAATGGTTAAAAGAATTAAATGAACAGCAAAAAGAGGCGGTTCTTTCAACAGAAGGGCCGCTTTTAGTATTGGCTGGTGCAGGTTCAGGTAAAACTCGTGTCATAACATACAGGATAGCATATATTTTGAATATGGGGTTAGCAAGTCCGGCCAATATTCTTGCAATTACTTTTACAAATAAAGCTGCTGATGAGATGAAAGAAAGGATAAAAAGGCTTGTAAGTACTCAGTCGTTTTCAGAGATGTGGGTGTCTACTTTTCATGCTGCATGTGCAAGGATTTTGAGAATGGAAGCTCATAATATAGGATTTTCAAACAACTTTGTAATATTTGATACCCAGGATAGAAACCAGCTTTTGAAAGAGTGTTTTGACAAGCTAAACATCGATACAGAGCGCCTTGATATTAGATATGTATCAAGGCAGATTAGTAATTTTAAAAATCAGTTAATTGGACCTTCCGATGTATACAGATACGGTGAGGTTGATGGTCGTGTTGTTGAAGTGTATAAACTTTACAATAAACTTTTGAGAGAATATAACGCATTTGACTTTGATGACCTTCTATATTATACTGTAGTTCTTTTTCAAACAAACCCTGATATTCTGGAAAAGTATCAGAATAAGTTTAAGTATATCTTGGTAGATGAGTACCAGGACACAAATCATGCTCAGTTTTATTTTGTTTATCTACTTTCACAGAAACACAGAAATGTCTGTGTTGTCGGTGATGACGACCAAAGTATATACAGTTTCAGAGGAGCAAATATAAAAAATATTTTGGAATTTGAAAAGGTGTTTAGCGATGCCAAGGTGATAAAATTAGAAAAAAACTACAGGTCTACAAAGACAATACTCTCAGCTGCAAATGAGGTTATAAAAAACAATTACTACAGAAAATCTAAAAAGCTGTGGACAGACAACCTTGAGGGTGAAAAGATTTTTCTATACTCAGCATTTGATGAAGTAAATGAAGCAGAGTTTGTTGCATCAAGCGTGAAGAACCTCATTGAAAGCGGACTTTCACCATCCGAAATAGGAGTGCTTTACAGGACAAATGCTCAGTCTATTAACTTTGAGAATGTACTTTCGGCTTATTCTGTACCATATAAAGTTGTAGGTGCTTTGCGTTTTTATGAAAGAAAAGAAATAAAAGATATTATTGCTTATTTAAGACTCATTACAAATCCGCATGACGATTTGAGTCTATTTAGGATTATTAATGTTCCTAGAAGAGGAATTGGAAACAGTACCATAGAAAAAATAAAAGTTTTGAGTGAAGAGTATGGTGTTTCAGCGTATATAGTTTTACTCGAGCGAGCAAAATTTGATTTTGACAAAAAGACATATGAAAAGTTAAAAGGCTTTATATCTCTGATAGAAGATTTAAAAGCCGAAGCAGAAAATTTGTCTGTAAGCCAGACCATTAAACTTGTGCTTGACAAGACAGAGTATTTAGAAAGTTTGCTCAGTAGCAAAAATGAAGAGGAGTTTCAAAGAGCCAAGAATATTGAGCAGCTTATAAGTGCTGCAGCTATTTTTGAAGAAGAAAATGAGGAGCCAACCTTGCAAAATTTTTTGAACTCTATTACTTTAAGTTCTGATGATGAGGATACTCAAAAAGAGGAAAAAGTTTCGCTTATGACAGTTCATGCTGCAAAAGGATTGGAATTTGAAGTTGTCTTTCTCACAGGACTGGAAGAAGGACTGTTTCCACTTGTCAGGGCTGAAGAACCAATCGAGGCTGAAAAAGAACTTGAAGAAGAAAGAAGACTGTGTTACGTTGCAATTACCAGAGCAAAAAAACTTCTTGTTCTGACATATGCTAACAATCGAAGAGTATTTGGCAGACTTTCTTCACGACAAAGGTCTTGTTTTATTGAGGAGATTCCTCAAAAATACATTCAAGTTGTTAATAGTCCTATTATTAAAACTCACCAAAAATTTTCTGTTAAGATTAATCAGGCTGAAGATTTTTCTATTAACAATCTACAAGTGGGCAACAAAGTCCAGCATGGGAAGTTTGGAGTTGGTAAAGTTGTATGGCTTTCAGATGATATGAGAGAGGTGATAGTAGATTTTGAAAAGATAGGTCAAAAAAGACTACTTCTGTCCTATGCAAATCTTAAAAGGATTGGTTGA